The Chelmon rostratus isolate fCheRos1 chromosome 9, fCheRos1.pri, whole genome shotgun sequence sequence aaagcagcaggtgatCTAAGGCTGTGCTGTGTCGTCGGACCAGATCATCTGCTGTAGACAAATTTCAGAGGTGACAGTAACTAACATCTTTTAGATGAATCTCTTTTTCATGTAAGTGCCTCATTTTGGTTTCTTAACCACACGCTCGCCCTCTCTGTGTACTTGTCACTGTGTGCGTCTTCAGGTTTGGCTGTGTTGTTAGGCACTCTGACGCAGCAAACggtaagaaaaaaacactcacatgcatgaGGGCAGCTTCCCCTTCCcctcatgaaaacactgagtgtGAGACCAGCCCACACCAGACACCATCACCTCACGCAGCTACGCTTTCAAACAGAAACCGCATCACTGGCGGCTGAAGGCTGACTTGTCCGCATGCACACGGGGAGGcgttttctgtctgctgctgtagtGCTTCAAGACGGTTTGCTGTTGACCTCGTCTGCGGCTGTACAGCTCGGGGAACCAGGGTGTCTGTGCTGTTCACAGAGGagtgtgaagctgctggagcaTGTGGTCGCTGGTGGTCACTCCTGGCTCTGACCTCTCCCCTCCGTGCTGATCATATAGGAAGAAACAAGGTAATCTGACAGTTTTCATTAAGAGAAATAATGTCTGCAGTGTGGTCACACGGCTGCGCCGTGTCTGAACGTTTGTGGTCAAAGTCATGCATCGTATTTTGCTGATCATAGAGGCTTTGCTGTTAAATCCGCTTTCAATTAGCACCTCATGACACATCAAAATGTGTCAGTCAGAGGAATTATTAATGTCAAATTAgttgcaaaatgaaaaaaaaaaaacccctgtaactttttttttgtctctgttgtgtCATGCATGCGAAATGATGCCGCTGCAGCACTCTTTGATGCAGCTGTTATGAAATGTAATGACTGATTTAATTCTAAACTGGAACATAAGTCATGGAGTTGGAGAAACTGTTCAAACGtgatttcaaaatgtttttttactcTGAAGTCCCCACAAAAGGTGGCTCGTGTATGACTTCCTCAAACTCAAGTATTAAGACATACGGTTGCACAACTCTTAACTGTGCAGGTAATATGAGGGGATCTGCTGGCTGACTGGGGGCAGACTGATACCCCCAACAGCCAGTAggagcaaaacacaaaactggTCAGAATTACAGTAAAGTAGCAAAAAAACTGTCGCTAGTTGTCTGTTGCCTCTCTGGGGCTGGCAGAGGAAGGGTGTGGTCTCGTCTTGATGGCAAAAGGAAGAGTGGTGCGTCACTGATAAGCAGAGTTAATCTCTTTCTCCTgcatgtttcctgctgcaaTCTAAGGCCACACAGAATCCTCTCTGATTTGTTAGACTTTTTAATCCGTGCTTTTCGCAAACCTGTTTAATTTGGCATCTAGCAAATCAACTGCAAAAAAACTCCAAAGATTTTCATATCTTACGACAGCTATGATGGATGATGCGTACAAGAACGGGGGAAATCATTTTTTTGCAGGTCGCTGCACGTTTCCTGTGACATTCATGAATTACAGAAATTTAATatctaattttttttctgtgatataTTTCAAGTTATATTTTTCTCTTGAatctttttaaattgtattttattgctcttcttatttttttctaaaattctatgtttgtttttttacttttttgtaaGGTGACCTTGAGTGTCCAGAAATCACCcataaatgcattattattattattaatattattattattaccactttctaataaggcaaaatgttgtaaataaataactttattaataTTAAGAATTGTCATTAATATTTGACAAATCATTCAGCTATAAGCCATTACTGAGAGCAAtttttgggttgccaggttgtgaaaaatctCATTGGCCGCTGTTTATCCTCCATCAGCATGACTGCTGAAGGAAAATTAAAAGACCATGAAGTGGATTGTTTTGCCAACCACCAGCCAAAGAGATTTTTTACAACCCGGCAACCCAAGTTTTGTCCTTAATAGTAATATATTAGATCTATTAAGCATCACTCAACCATTTATCAGTGTTTAAAAAGCCATTAGTTAGGACCTACAGGCTGTTTAAAGGCTGCCTTATTACATTAAAAGTGGTCCCAAAAATGGTAACAAATAATTTTAGAAACGTATCACACATTGTTTGGGGCAGTAGTTCCATaactcttttttctctctcaggtgtTATGGGTGTCTGAGTAACTTCAAATGTCTCTGAATACGTCTGAGAGTTGGGAGGAGTCCCTGGCCAACTCCTCCTCACAATGTGGTCACAATATGAGCAGCTGGGAGCAGCGCATGGATACGATGTACACCTACTTCTacctgctgctcttcatccccGGGCTGCTGCTCAACACCACTGCTCTCTGGGTCCTCCTCAGACATATTAGGTACACAttcaaacacgcacacgcagagCCTCAGACACACTCTGCACGTGGCTAACTCTCCTGCATGTCGCTCCACAGTAAGAAGACCAAGGCGGTGATCTTCATGATAAACCTCTCATTAGCAGACCTGGCCCAcatcctctctctgcccctcagGATTTACTATTACTTCACACACGCCTGGCCCTTTGGACGAGGCATCTGCTTGTTCTGCTTCTATCTCAAATACCTCAACATGTACGCTGCTATAGTGTTCCTGGTAAGCTGGAATATGGTGAAGGAGCAGTTCAAATGACAGCTTAGCATCTCCTCATCTGTTTAAAAGGAGTCACTGCAAGAACAGGAAGTAAATCCAGTCTAAGCTAGTGACTCCGTTCTCCTCAGATTTGGAGCAAGTGGCTCGAAATCTGCttgatatttttcatgtcactgtttttcaGGTGTGCATCAGTGTGCAGAGGTGTGTCTTCTTGCTCGACCCGTTCTCCGCCCGCCGGTGGAGGCGGCGCTACGACCTGTTGATCAGTATCATAGTGTGGGTGGTGGTCGGCCTGGCCTGCTCGCCTTTCATTCTCAtgcggagcagcagcagcaatccCAGTATTGGTGCACAGACAGTCTATAACATGTCCTTCTCTCCAGACGCCACTTCTACCCAGCATCCCTCAGGTTACACCAGGCTTTATGCAACAAGCCCCAGTGGAGTCAGTTCAGTTAGTCCCAGCTCCGCAAAAGGCAGCTGCTTTAAGGACTTGCCCATGCgccgtctgtccgtctctctggCGGCCACCATGATGGCTCTCGCCGAGCTGTTTGGTTTCGTGATTCCTCTCGCCTGCATCGTTTACAGCTCCGTCCGCATCGTCCGCTCCCTTCACCAAAACCAGACCCAGGACCAACAAAACTCTGCTGTGCTCAACTCCTCGGCACGCAGCCGTCTCCAGTCCGTCACCTCCAACTGTCAGACGGATCACGAAAAGCAGACAAACGGTGAGAAGCGGCGCGCTCTGCGGATGGTGCTGAGCTGCTCTGCCCTCTTCTTGGTCTGCTTTGCCCCCTACCACATCAACTTCCTACTCTACCTGATGGTGTCGCAGGGCATAGTGTCCAACTGTGCGACCAGGCTGGCTGTGCGTCAGTTCCACCCGGTGTCTCTGTGCCTGGCGAGCATGAGCTGCTGCCTCAACCCTCTGCTTTATTACTTTCTGACAGCCGAATTCAGATCACACCTCACCAGGCgcacctcctccttcacctcctcgCTGCTCTCCTCCCCGATCAGCTCCCCGACCCAGCGTCCTCTACAGCAAAGACTGATGAGCATGGAGAGTAGCTGCTCAGACAGGGATTAGCATTAttcagattcagtgttttttcctcaGGGAATGACACAGCTGAACACGACAGACAGACGTGTCTCTGATGCGCTCTGTGGAACTTGAAAACAGACGAACAAGATCCAAGCTGGACAAAGATGATTTCACATGTCACAGCTGTCTTAATACAAACTGACTCGAAGAGCTTTGCCCTCAATGTGAAGAACGTCCCGGAGGACATTCACATGAGAACAAACAAATCTCAAATCCAGCTGAAATGATTCCTGTGTAGCACACAAGATCAATGTGAATATCATCAGAGTTGTACCAAACATGTTAACTTCAATGAAAATGCATCAATTTAAAATAAGCTACATCATAAAGGTCAAAgctgtatgcatgtgcatgtgaatgtactgtaaataaaagcaaGTCTGCGCTTTTTCTCCTGCCTCGCAGTGCGATGTTTCTACATGGTATCTAATGTTTGTTTAAGATGAGGTTTCCTCTGGGTGAAAACGAAAACAGGTGCCAGCTCATTTTTGCTGTACTTCCTCTCACAATGCAAAGTGGTGAAGACAGTTGGCAGCAGTTGCTGCGGCTCTGCAAACCGATAACTGCCATGCTCTGAGGTTGGCTTTTAAACTGACAGTCGGCCCGCCGCCCACCTCCTCTGGCATCCGCTAAACCAAAGTGTGACTCTGTGGATACTCCCACCCCCAGGCAGATGCAGCCCACCATAGGAAACTGTCTGATTCACCCACCAAAATGCACCCACACCTTGCTGTTGTCGTGCTGCATCACACCTTATCTACTGTTTAGTAAGTGAAACCATCATGTTGTGAAATATGTGAAACCAAAAGCTGCTAAGAAGGCCCCAAAAGTCCCTGTCTGTCCCTAGTTTTAGTATTGATTCTATGAAattcctgtgtttttatctgcCATCAAGAGGACACACACGCCAGATAGAAATCGTCCACAAGGGAAAAAAGCAGCCACAATAGCAGAAGTCATGGTGTCAAAAATTCTGATAAACCACAcccccacacactcacaggaagCCCTATGTGTGCTAAAACCTCCggcacagcagacacacagagagagcaaagacagacatATAGAAGAGATGTTGAGAAATCAAAACAGGAAATCGAGCAACGTCTGATGAGAGAAGGACGAGACGGTAGGACTTGGATACAAACAAGTgacaaaagagagagcagagtgagagaaagtcAGACGGCGGGACAGAGAAAGTGAATAGcatcagagagggaggagggaggggatggCATGCGTGTTGGCTGATGCTCTGCCGTTCTGCTTTTTGATGTGACGCAGCTTCAAGTTGGAAGAGAGAGGTGAGATATTCACTGGCAATCTTATGGGTTC is a genomic window containing:
- the p2ry10 gene encoding putative P2Y purinoceptor 10; translation: MSLNTSESWEESLANSSSQCGHNMSSWEQRMDTMYTYFYLLLFIPGLLLNTTALWVLLRHISKKTKAVIFMINLSLADLAHILSLPLRIYYYFTHAWPFGRGICLFCFYLKYLNMYAAIVFLVCISVQRCVFLLDPFSARRWRRRYDLLISIIVWVVVGLACSPFILMRSSSSNPSIGAQTVYNMSFSPDATSTQHPSGYTRLYATSPSGVSSVSPSSAKGSCFKDLPMRRLSVSLAATMMALAELFGFVIPLACIVYSSVRIVRSLHQNQTQDQQNSAVLNSSARSRLQSVTSNCQTDHEKQTNGEKRRALRMVLSCSALFLVCFAPYHINFLLYLMVSQGIVSNCATRLAVRQFHPVSLCLASMSCCLNPLLYYFLTAEFRSHLTRRTSSFTSSLLSSPISSPTQRPLQQRLMSMESSCSDRD